The Faecalibacter bovis genome includes the window CTGAAAGAAATTTCAGGCTTTTTTTTAGTAATATGTATAATGAAATATTTGAGCTGATTTTAGTAAAAATGTATCTGAAATTAAGTTTTCAATTGATTTAATTTCTTGCTCAATAATTTCTTGATTTTTATTGTAATTCGGAAATGTATTCAAATTTAATTGCTGATTTTTAGTTTTTACTTTTTGCTGAATACTTTTAATGAATAGTTTCTTTTGTTTATTCACATCAACTTTTTCAAACTTCGATGGATCTATTGACTGAGCTTCAAATAGCGCATGTTCTGCATAAGCGACTAATAAACTTTGCATTTGATCGTAATACGCAACTTTTGTGTCTATTAGTTGATTAATTCTATTAATTGATTGTAATAATAAAATTACTTTTGGTCTATAAGCTGTGATTTGTTCAGATTGATTTAATTTTTGTAAATGTTGCGCATAAATTAAATAAAATTGAGCTTTTCCATTTTCACCAATAAAATCTTGTAAAAATCCCTGAGTTCTTTTACCAATTTCGTATGCTGTATCAGGATTTTGAGGTTTAATAGTTGTAAAAACCTCTGGATATTTTTCTTCCATTGTACTAATATCATATCCAATTTCATCTTGATTTACAACTTGTGCATTTAAAGATATTGAAGTTTGAATAGATATAAATAGTGATAGTATTAATATTTTGTAATTCATTGTCATATATTAATATAAGTATGTTTTGTTAATTTAATTATTTAATTTCTTTCCAATTATTTTTTGCTTTTGGTCCACCCCAAATTTTAGTTGCCAAATATGGATTGTCAATAAATGGATTGCGATTTCCTTGACCAAAAGTATTGGCTAAGTTACCCAAATAATTATTACGTTGTATTTCTAATTTAGAAACAGGATCGTCAGCATTCCATTTTAAGAATAAATCTGGCATGTCTTTGTGATAAGTATTTTTACTTTTTGCCACACGATTTGGATGTGTCTGATCTCCATAACGTACATACATATACATTATGATTCTCGCGATATCACCTTTCCATTCATTGCCAGGATACCAAGCATTGTTATCTCTTTTAGAATTTTTTCCAGTTCCGTCTATAAACGGTAAATTACTTCGTTTTGTATTTCTTGTAACATCGGCTGGTCTCATCATATGCGCATCTGCACCTGGACCAGATTGACCTAAATTTGGTTTCCCTAATGATTTTGGATAAACATGTTCACGGCTCCATTGACCTTTATTCCCACCTGTGTTTGTTTTAGAACGCGTTCTGTTTTCATCTTTATTTTTAGATTGATCATTAAAACCATAAATCAACGCGACATTTTTAGGATTTTTAGTATCAGCATCTGTTATAGCTAAAGCTTTCCAAAGCTCTTTGTATGTTAAATTATTTTTATGTGTAGTTTTAATTAGACTAGCTAATTCCTTTTTTAAATCATTTCCTTTTTTATTAAAATTGATTGATTTATAATATTTCGGCATTTGTGCATTTAAAATTGTAAGGGCAGAAAAACCGAAAATAAATAGTACCTTCTTCATTAATATCTCTTATTTTTGAAAAGCAAATATAAAAGTATTAATCCTTAAGAATTGCTATGAATATCAGTGTTTACGCTAGATTTAGAGATATCTTACTGAAACATAATACAAAAGAATTTAAATATCTTTTGGCAATTAGTGGTGGAATAGACAGTATGGTATTATTGGATTTATTTCGTCAAACATCAACTCAATTTCATGTTGCACATTGTAATTTCCAATTAAGAGGTGACGATTCTATTGGAGATGAGGAATTTGTACGAAATTATTGCGCAAAAAATCTGATTCCATTTCATTCAGTACGTTTTAATGTAGATGATTATAAAAAAACAGGAAATTATTCTACCGAAATGGCTTGCCGAAATTTGCGTTATGATTGGTTTGAAGAAGTGATGAAATTAAATCATTTGGATTATTTAGTTACGGCTCATCATTTAAATGATAATATCGAAACTTTCTTGATTAATCTTTCTCGTGGTACTGGAATTAAAGGCTTAACAGGAATGGCGATCAATAAAGACAATATTTTTAGACCATTAATTGAGTTTTCAAAACAATCCATTATAGATTATGCTGAATCTAATCAATTAAAGTGGCGAGAAGATTACACGAATCAAACAGATGATTATGTTCGGAATAAAATTCGACATCACATTACGCCAATTCTGAATGAAGTTCATCCTAATTTTGAAGATAATTTTCAAAAAACTTTATCAATTTTAAATGATACATCTTCTTTTATTGATAATCAAATTGAAAAGATTAGAAGTGAATTAATTTCAAATGAAAGCTCATGTAAAATCTCAATTAATAAATTGGAAAATCTACAGAATAGTGATTTTATTCTATTCTATCTATTTGATAAATATGGATTTAATAAGGTTGAGTTAATTAATAAATTGAAGGTTGCTGATAATAGTAGTGAGCTTAAATCTGAAACATATCGTTTGATAAAAGATCGTGAAGATTTAATTTTACAAAAAATTGTAAAGTCGGATATTAATGAAATTATCATAGAACAAGAACAAGTTGAAATCAATTCATTAAATTTGAAATTCGTTCAGTCAAATACTAAACTAAGTAAGGCTAAGGAAATTTTAGATTTTGATAAATTGAAATATCCTTTAAAGCTTAGAAAAGCTCAGCCTGCCGATTTCTTTTATCCACTAGGTATGAACGGTAAGAAGAAGTTGGTTAGTAAGTTTTATAAGGATATTAAACTTTCCAAAGTTGAAAAAGAAGATACTTGGTTGTTAGTGAATGCAGATGAAAAAATAATTTGGATCGTTAATTATAGATTAGACGAACGATTTAAAATAGAAGAGAATAGTAAGAACTTTTTAAATATTATAGAATGTTAAAAAAACTTTGGATACTTTTTTTGTTTCCAATTTTAGTACAAGCTCAATTATTTACACCAGCAAAATGGTCTACAAATGTTAAAGACTTAGGAAAAAATGAATTTGAGGTAGAAGTAATAGGTAAAATTGATGCAGGTTGGCATTTATATTCATCAAAACACCCAGATGGTGGAATTGGTATTCCTGCGAGTGCTACATTTAAAACGAGCAATGGAGGTCAACTAATTGAAGGTTTTAAAGAAGTTGGAAAACGTATTGATAAATATAGTACTGTTTTTGAGCAAGATGAAAAATATTACGAAAAGAACGTAAAATTTGTTCAAAAAGTTAAAGTAACTGGTGATAAACCGGTTAATGTAGATTATACCATCGAGTTTCAGATGTGTGATGCAGAACGTTGTTTACCACCTGATGAAACTTCAGGATCAGTGAAAGTAACTCCATCGGCAAAAGCAGAAGAAGTAATTGCTGCGGAAGAAAAGGCAGCGGATGAAGCAGAGGAAGAAAACAAAGTTATTGATTCGGTTTCTACTACTATAATTGATAGTATCACTACTGAATCAGTTACGGAAGATTCTATAAACAGCTCAACAAATAAGGATGCTTCAACAATTGATGAGGAACTATTAGGAGAAAATGAAAAGAAAAATTCAGGACTAATAAAAATTTTCTCTTTAGGATTTTTAGGTGGTTTAGCCGCATTATTGATGCCATGTATTTTCCCAATGATTCCTTTAACTGTAAGTATGTTTACGAAGCAAAGTAAATCTAAAGGAGAAGGAGTTGGTAAAGCATTTATTTATGGTTTATCTATTATTGTTATATATGTTGCATTAGGTTTATTAGCTACTGTAATTTTTGGTCCATCCGTTTTAAATGAAATGTCTACAAATCCTTGGGTAAATATTGCATTTTTTGTAACATTCATCATATTTGCGATTTCATTTTTTGGAGCATTCGAATTAACATTACCAAGTAAATGGATTAACGCTGCTGATAAGGGAGCTGACAAAGGAGGATTAATTGGAATCTTCTTTATGGCTTTTACATTAGCATTGGTATCATTTTCTTGTACAGGTCCAATTATTGGTTCATTATTAGTACAAGCAACCCAAGATGGGAATCACTTATCTTTAGTAATCGGTATGTTAGGTTTTTCATCAGCTTTAGCAATACCATTTACATTATTTGCAATGTTCCCAGGTTGGTTAAATTCGATGCCAAAATCTGGAGGATGGTTAAATACAATTAAAGTTTCATTAGGATTTATCGAGTTAGCATTTGCTTTCAAATTCTTATCGAATGCAGATTTAGTTTGGCAAATGAATTGGTTACCTCGTGAAATTTTCTTAGCAATTTGGATCGCAGTTTTCTTAATGTTAGGTTTATATTTATTAGGTAAATTTAGATTAGAGTTAGACGCACCAACTCAAACAATAGGAGTTCCGAGATTATTTTTTGCATTAATAACGTTTACTTTCGTAGTGTATTTAATTCCAGGTTTATGGGGCGCGCCATTAAAATTATTAAGTGGTTTAACTCCGCCAATGACGTATGCTGAATCTCCAAGAGGATTTCACGAAGGCGTAAATAATAGAGGTGGAGCTTCTGCAAAATTTGAAGATCCAAATATGGTTGCTGGACCTCATGGAATTCCAACTTTTAAAGACTTTGACCAAGCAGTAGCTTATGCTGAAAAAACGAATAAACCTTTGTTGTTAGATTTTACAGGTTTTGCTTGTGCCAACTGTCGTAAGGTTGAAGAAAAAGTTTGGGTAGATCCTAGAATTAAATCAATTTTATCGAACGATGTTGTTTTAGTTTCTTTATATGTAGATGATCAAAAACCATTACCATTAGAGGAACAAGTAATTTCAACGGCTTTAAATGGTCGAAAATTAAAAACAGTTGGAAATAAATGGACAGCATTTGAAATTGAACATTTTAATGCAAATGCGCAACCTTATTACATTATTGTAGATAAAGATTTAAATAGATATACAGCTCCATTAGAAGCAGAATTAGATATTGAAAAATACTACGTTTGGTTGAAAAATGGTATTGAAAAATATCAATCGAAATAAGATTATATGAATAAAAAAAGGGTTCCAAATTTGGAACCCTTTTCTTATATGATTTGCTTTAATGAGAGGTTATTGTCCTCATTCTGTTGTAATACGAAATCGTAAACTCTTCTAAAAATTTTACCATCGTTTAAGTCAAAGCTAGTAACTAAATTGAAGTCGAATCCTAATAATTCTAATTCTGTTCTCGTAACTGTATCTTTGTTAGTTTCTAATAAATTTCTTAAAATCTTGTGATTCTTTTTTAATTTATTATTTGTGATTCTAATGACTTCAACGTTTTCCTTATTTAGTTGATTGTTAAACGTATTTCTACAAAAGTCATTACAGAATTTCTTATCTCTACGGCCAAACAGTCGTTGGTCGCATTGCAAGCAATTTCTCATAAATTTAATTAAGTTAGGTTATACTTTACAAAAGTATTAAATATTTAATTTAAATTAAAAAATAATTATAATACTTAAATAAATTACCTACAATTAGGTATTTAAACGATAACTTAAATATTTATTAAATTACTATCTTTTTATTGATTTCGAATGAATTACCCATAACTTTTATGATGTAAACTCCTTTTTTTAAATTTGTTATATCAATTGATTTTTTGTTTGAAACATTCTCAATTTTCTGAATTAATTGGCCGTTTAAATTATAAATATAGATTTCTTTTATTTTTCCGTCATCTTGTTTTGATGTTACGGTATAGGTGTTATTGTTCTTCTTGAATACATCAATATCATATCTTTCTTGGTATTCAAAATCTGTAGAACCTAAATTATAACCCCAAATTTGTTGTGCATATTCTGGATTATCAATAAATGGATTTCTATTATCTTGGAAAGTAAATATCGCATTATTTACAGCAATTTCTCTTGGTGAAACTGGGTCATTAATATGCCATGTCATTAAAATTTTAAGAAAAGTATCTTTAAATACTTTGTCTTTTGTTCCATCAAACATTGCATAATTCCAACTTTGTATGTTATTTTCTTGATAACGTGTAGCAAAATAGAAATACGCACGAGCAATATCACCTTTAAATTCATCTAAGGGCTCGAAAACTATTCCGGAATATCCAGCTGAGTATCCAGAATTTAAATTATTACCTCGTTTAGAACCATTTCTGGATCTAAAATCCACGTTATTACCTACAACTCCAAAAGGGTAACTACCTCTTTCTCCATTAACTTTACCATCTGTCGGCCATATATGAAATGGATCCGAAACCATTGGAGATCTTTCACCAAAAACCGATTGAGGAATTAAATGTTCGCGATTATAGCAATTTCCTTCTGTTGAATAATTTCCACATTGATTTGTTCCAGGTATATATGTATATGGATCTGGACCATTTGGGTTTTCACTATAAATATCCATTATTTTATCTGCGTCACTTGCGTCATACCAATTATCATTAAAGGCATTTGGGTAACCTGTATATAAGCCCCAAAGTTGTCCATAAGATTTAGTATTGTGATCTTTAATAATATTGTATAATTGGGTTTTTAACGTGAAACCAGTTCCGGTAGCAGAATTATAATAACCACTTGGTGCCTGAGCCAAACCAAAATGAGATAAGGCAATAATGATTATACTAAATAGATTTTTTTTCATAAATACTTTGTGTAAAAAATTGGGTAATAAATTTAATTAATTTTATTTAAACCTTTGTATTTCAGATGGTAAAATTTATCTTATAATTTAACAGATTATATTATCTTGTGTTGCTAAAACTATATATAATAATGTCTCTTTATAAAAAACTTTTTCCTGATCCACTTATATTATTCTTGGGTATATCATTAGTATTGGCGTATATCTTTCCCCAATTAAGTTTTATAAATTATAAAGGTTTTGATATAAATATGGTTATAGATATTGGGGTTTTAATTGTATTCTTTTTTTACGGATTAAAATTAAAATGGAACGAAGTTTTTAAAGATTTACTAAACTGGAAATTACACGTTCGTATACAATTAATAACTTTTCTATTGTTTCCATTGTTAGGATTTATTTTTTATCCGATGGTTATGATAGATGAACAGTTTTATGTATTGTTCTTAGCTTTATTTTATTTATGTTGTCTACCAAGCACGGTTTCTTCATCAGTTGTGATGGTTTCTTTAGCTAAAGGAAATGTAACCTCAGCGATTTTTAATGCAAGTTTATCAGGATTATTAGGTATAATTTTCACACCATTATGGATTAGCTTGGTTTTTAAACAAGATGGTGATTTCGATTCCAGCTCAATATTTTTTAGTTTGATTTTGAATGTTGTTTTACCGGTTGTTTTGGGTGCGATACTTCAACCGTACTTAGGTAAGTTGTATGATAAATATAAAACCACCTTAGTTAATGTAGATAAACTAACTATCGTTTTAATCGTGTATACTAGTTTTAGTCATACTTTTCAAGAAAATATTTTCGGAAGTGTAGGTATTCTGAATTTATTAATAACAATTTTCGGAGTTGTAATTTTATTTTTCATCGTATTTTATTTAATACAATTTTTAAACAATCGTTTCTGGAAATATAATAAGCAAGATTTTATAGCCATTCAATTTTGTGGTACAAAAAAATCGTTAGTACACGGCTCGGTTATGGGAAGTGTAATTTTCGGTTCAGAAATTGGAATCTTCTTATTGCCAATCATGGTTTATCATACTTTTCAATTATTATTTATAAGTTATAAAGCGACACAATATGCAAATGAAATGGAGTAGTTGGGTTGTTATATTTTTTATTCAATTTATTGGTTGGAAATTATTGTTTAGAAATCAAAATTTTGTTGCGTTTTGGTATGAAAATATAACCCAGAATTATAATCAAATAATCTACAACTTAACAAGTAAAATTAACTTTCCAATTGGTGAAATAGTCTATACTCTTTTAATAATCGGCCTGGTATATTTGCTATTTGTAATTCTTAGAAAAAAATCTAAAACCGAAAAAATTTCGCTTCTTTTCAAAGTCTTTTCCATTGTATTATTTATCTATAATTCGCTTTGGGGAGTAGTCAATTATAAAGAAAATTTTAATATAAATAATGATAAACTTAAAGTTGAAGTAAATGATTTGAAATTATTGTATTACAATAATTTAGAAGAATTAAACATCCTTAGAGAAGAATTGAAAATTAACGAAAAAGGTACGATAGATTTTACTTATAATAATGATGTTTATTTGAAGGATGTTTCACAAAATCTAAAAAAATTAGAAAAAGAATCGTGGATAAATGAAATAATTTTACCGGAAAAATTAGTAGTTAAAGAGTCAATTTTTTCAACTTTATTAAGTTATTCAGGTGTATTAGGATATTATAATCCATTTACGATAGAGAGTAACATTAATAGTAATAATTCTGATTTAAAAACTCCTTTTACAATAAGCCATGAATTAGCACATCAGTTAGGTTTCGCAACTGAAAATGAAGCAAATTTTATAGCTTATTATTTGGGTGTAAATTCATCTAATCCTGAGATAAAATATGCAGCACATTTTAAAACTACATTTTCATTATTAAATGCAATTTATAGACATGATTCTATCTTCGTAAAAAACGAATTGGATAACCTTCCGAAAGGAATCAAATTAGATCGTGAAGCGGAAAAAGAATATTATAAAAAGTATGATGGAAAATTGAATGATTGGTTTTCCAATATCAATGATCAATTTTTAAAAGCGAATAACCAAGAGGGAATAGTTTCTTATTCTAAATATATCGAATTGGTAGTTTACTATAATTCTATGCAAAACAAAAAGGCTAATCAGTAACGATTAGCTTTTTTTTTTATATTATATCAATAATTTTTTATAATGTATACTTTTCTGCAAATCGAATCGCAGATTTTACTTTATAATCACCATTTTCATCAGCTTCTGTTAAAACTAAAATTGGATAGTATTCACCAGATGGAATTGGTTTTGTGATATTTGTTTTAATAACAGGATTTCTTAATTCTGATCCTTTAGAAATTGGTTTAATATCTACATTTAATAATTCATAACCTTCAACCGTTGCATACTCAGCTGCAGGAGTTTCAGAGAAATAAACTAATAATTTTAAATTATTTGTATCCTTTTGTGTTCTATTTTGGATGCTGTTATTAGTACCATCAATATTCACAGTTAATGTTGCAAAATCAACGTCTAATTTCCATTCACCAGCTAAAACTTTTTGATTTGGAACGTAAGCTAAACTAATAGAACTTTTTACAGTTGAGTAAATGTTAGATAAAGTATTGTCAGCTTTTTCACCATTTAATAAATAGTTTGTACTAGTTTCATCAACTAATCTAAATTGCTCATCAACGAATCTAAATGTATTGTTTAAAACATTATAGTTTTTAATCTCTTTCGTTTTTAAATCTCTTAAAACTAAAACTGTATTATAAGAACCTGGTGTTAAATGTTCCATTTCTTTTTGGCTGAATTGAATACGAACATTATTAAAACTAGTTCTATTTCCTTCAATTTTACCTAGTACAGTTTCTTTATTTAATTTGTTTGGTAATTCTTTAATAGAATATTTACTTTGAGTTGGTACAAAATACACTTCAATTCCTAAGTCATTTGATAATGTATTTGTATTATTCATGATCTGAGAACCATTTATAATATATGAATTATTCATATCGTCACTCTTGATAGCCCAAGAACCACGAAATTCATATTGTTGACTACTATAACTAGCAGGTAAATCATTTATCACAACCGTGTGTTGTGAAAATGCATAATTTCCAGATATAATTGCTGCTGTTATTAAGATTTTTTTAAAGCTATTCATAGGTACTCTTTTAAGTATTGTTTTACAAAATTAAGATAAATTTTAGATTCTTTCTTACATTTAGTTGTGAAAATAATAAAAAATCATTAATTAAACTTTATTTGGTGGTCAAGATTTGAAAGTTTCTATAATTTTGCAGCTATAATTATAGTAAATGAAAATTATACCAAAAGATGTAGATCAATTTGATAGCTTAATTCATGGTGATGAAACTACATTTGATCAATTAACTACATTCGATCGAAATGGATTGGCTCCAGTTTCCAAAGACAATATTTTCGGATTGATAAATTCTTCCGGAGATGTAATTATTCCATTCGAATACGATTCAATTGTTATGTCGACAGTTAATGCTTATAGCGTTTCTAAGAATGGTAAATGGGGCTTCATTACGAAATCGAATCAAATTTTAATACCGATTGAATATGATTTGACATCAGATTTTATCGAGAATGTTTGTGCAGTTAAAAAAGACGGTAAATGGGGTTTTATTGATTTATTAAATTCTATTATTATTCCGTTTGATTATGAGGGTTGTACAGATTTTAGATGTGGAATAGCAGGTGTTGTAAAAAATGATAAATGGGGTGTGATTAATAAGAAAAATGAATTAATTCTTGATTATCAATATGAATATTTAACACCAGTGGATGAAAATTTCTTAACTTTTGGGAAAGCATCCGATTTTAAAGTAGATCGTCCGGATATATTAGCTTATTTCCCATATTTTCTGAATCCAGATAATTATTTAATGAAATTTGGTTTAATTACTATTGATAATAAAGTTATTCTTGATGCAATTTCGGAATTACCAATATTAGAAAGTTTTGATGGAAAACCAGTTATTAGGCAAAATTACCAATTAGGTTATTTAAAAGATAAGCAAGAATTTATTCCGTTTGAACAGTTTAAAATTGATCCTTATGAGGAAAAAATTTTAAAACAAATAGGAGTAATGATATAAATAAAAAGGAAGTTTTTAGCTTCCTTTTTTTAATTGCATATGAAAATGATTTTCGCTCATTAATTGTTTTTCTCCAACTACTTTAAAACCTAAAGATTCATATAATTTTTTAGCTCTTAGATTATTAAAATCAACTAATAATCCAAGTGTTTTACCTTGTTTAATGGCAAATTCGTCAATAATGAATTGAAAAATTTCAGAACCAATTCCTTTTCCTCTATATTCTGGAAAAATAGCTACATTATCAATATATATTTCACCAGATTCTGTTTCGTCTTGAGGGTTTATATTTCTATTATATTGCGATGCTAATAAATCTAACACAGGTTTTCTCAATATTTCCAATAAAGCGCCATCATATAAAATACATGTTCCTGCTATTTTATCATCAATTTCATAAATCCATGTATTTTCATAGCTGTATTGGTTATTTTCAATTTTAATCAATTCTGTTAAAAATTCAATTGCTTTCTCAGAATTTTTCTCACCAATAAAATCAAAAACGATTTCTTGCATAGAAAACATTAAAAGTTGTGCAACTATCGATGCATCATTTGGTGTGGCTTTTCTAAAGTTTTTCATATTTATATAAAAATAAAATGCCTTGATAAAAATCAAGGCACTTAGTTATTGTATCAAAAATTATTATTTAATTTTTGCTTTTTCTAATGTATTGTTAATACCTTGTTTTGCATCTTCAGCAGCTTTGTTTACACTTTCTTTTGTGTCTTGTGCAGCTTTATTGATGTCTTCTTTTGCTTCAGCTGTAGCATTTTTTACATCAGCTTTAACGTCTTGTGCTTTTGCATCTACAGCATCAGCAGCATTGTTAACACCTTCTTTTACATCTTGTGCAGCAGCTCCAACAGCATTTTTAGCAGATTCCCAAGCTACATTTGCATCATCTAAAGCTTTTCTAGCAGCTTCTTCAGCAGCTTTATCTCCTTTAGCAATAGCAGCATCTAAATCAGCTTGTGCTTTATCAACAGCAGCTTTCGCTTCAGCTTCAGAAACAACTCCAACTTCAGTTGTTGTCTCAACAACAGCTACAGTATCTGCATTAGCATCAGTTATAACAGTTTTATCTGTTTCAGTTTTACAAGCTACAAAAGCTAATCCTCCAACAGCAGCTAATACGAACATTTTTTTCATAATTGTAATTTTAAGTTTATTTTAATGGTTTTTGATATATACAATAATTAAGCCGATTAATTCTTACTTAATTAAATATCATATTAAAATTAATAAAATTATTATTATAAAACTATAATTTTTAGTTAATTATAAACTTCAATGATACGATCATTGCCTGATATATCTTGGTGTAGAATTACATTTTTGTAAAATTGTTGAAACATTTCTTTTGTTTCTTTTCCAAGGTATTGATTGATCTCACAAAAAATTTTTCCACCTGTATTTAAATGTGATAATCCGAATTCTGCAACACGACGATAAAAAAGTAAAGGATCTTCATTTGTGACAAATAAGGCTAAATGAGGTTCATAATTCAATACGTTTTTATGCATATCAGCTTTCTCTAATTCGCGGATATATGGTGGATTGGATACGATAATATCAAACTTTTGATTCAAATCAAATTCCAAAAGTAAATCTTGCTGAATAAAATTAACCGGAGCATTTAATTCTTCAGAATTTTGTTTTGCAACAGCTAAAGCTTCATTGGAAATATCGATTGCTGAAACATTTGCTCGTGGGAAAATCTTTTTAATCGTGATAGGAATACAGCCTGATCCTGTTCCTAAATCAATTACATTTAGCTCTAATTCTTTATTATATTGCTCACTGATTAAATAAATAAGTTCTTCCGTTTCTGGGCGTGGAATTAATGTATATTCATTAACTCTAAAGAAATAATCATAAAAAAATGCTCTTCCTACGATTTGTTGTATTGGTTTTCCTTCTTTTAATTGATTTAAATCAGAATCAAAACCTTTAATTTCAAAATCTAACTTATCATCATTAAATAAGTAGCTATCAATAATATTTAATCGAATTTCTATATAATATCTAAAAATCGCCTGAATTTCAGTTGAATCATACAAATTTTGTAATTCTTCAATGAAACGATTGTGAATGTCTTGAATTGTCATATTCTGCAAAGATAAGTCGAATCGAGTGAAAGATTAAAACTCTTAAACTTTTTGAAACAAATTGAATTGATTAAATTTGCGATTCGATGAAAAAAGATATCAGCAAATTAGATCCGAAGGAATATATTTTGATTAAAGGAGCAAAGCTTCATAATCTAAAAAATATTGATGTTGCAATTCCTAAAAATAAGTTAGTCGTGATTACCGGAATGTCAGGTTCAGGAAAATCAACATTGGCTTTCGATACTTTGTATGCAGAAGGTCAGCGACGTTATGTAGAAAGTTTGTCTTCTTATGCACGACAGTTTTTGGGGAAATTAGACAAACCTCAGGTTGATTTTATCCATGGAATTGCACCTGCTATTGCGATTCAACAAAAGGTAAATTCTACCAATCCACGTTCAACTGTTGGAACTTCAACTGAGATTTATGA containing:
- a CDS encoding WG repeat-containing protein; amino-acid sequence: MKIIPKDVDQFDSLIHGDETTFDQLTTFDRNGLAPVSKDNIFGLINSSGDVIIPFEYDSIVMSTVNAYSVSKNGKWGFITKSNQILIPIEYDLTSDFIENVCAVKKDGKWGFIDLLNSIIIPFDYEGCTDFRCGIAGVVKNDKWGVINKKNELILDYQYEYLTPVDENFLTFGKASDFKVDRPDILAYFPYFLNPDNYLMKFGLITIDNKVILDAISELPILESFDGKPVIRQNYQLGYLKDKQEFIPFEQFKIDPYEEKILKQIGVMI
- a CDS encoding GNAT family N-acetyltransferase produces the protein MKNFRKATPNDASIVAQLLMFSMQEIVFDFIGEKNSEKAIEFLTELIKIENNQYSYENTWIYEIDDKIAGTCILYDGALLEILRKPVLDLLASQYNRNINPQDETESGEIYIDNVAIFPEYRGKGIGSEIFQFIIDEFAIKQGKTLGLLVDFNNLRAKKLYESLGFKVVGEKQLMSENHFHMQLKKGS
- the prmC gene encoding peptide chain release factor N(5)-glutamine methyltransferase, with the protein product MTIQDIHNRFIEELQNLYDSTEIQAIFRYYIEIRLNIIDSYLFNDDKLDFEIKGFDSDLNQLKEGKPIQQIVGRAFFYDYFFRVNEYTLIPRPETEELIYLISEQYNKELELNVIDLGTGSGCIPITIKKIFPRANVSAIDISNEALAVAKQNSEELNAPVNFIQQDLLLEFDLNQKFDIIVSNPPYIRELEKADMHKNVLNYEPHLALFVTNEDPLLFYRRVAEFGLSHLNTGGKIFCEINQYLGKETKEMFQQFYKNVILHQDISGNDRIIEVYN